A region of Domibacillus sp. DTU_2020_1001157_1_SI_ALB_TIR_016 DNA encodes the following proteins:
- a CDS encoding ThuA domain-containing protein, which yields MKKKALIVWGGWDGHEPDQVAEIFEGILEDENFEVDVSDTLESYADLEKLKSLDLIVPHWTMGEISKKYVLNISAAVMSGVGIAGCHGGMCDSFRNNVDWQFMTGGNWVAHPGNDGVEYMVNIKHSSSPLLEGFNDFKVVSEQYYLHVDPAVEVLATTRFPVVDGPHKANGAVDMPVVWTKRWGLGHVFYNALGHKADIVAMPEVSSIMRRGFLWAAEGKELYGRSDAPTYGTYGNGKNKVYTGMGDSE from the coding sequence ATGAAGAAAAAAGCGCTAATCGTATGGGGAGGCTGGGACGGGCACGAGCCGGACCAGGTTGCCGAGATTTTTGAAGGCATATTAGAAGACGAAAATTTCGAGGTGGACGTATCAGATACGCTTGAATCCTATGCCGATCTGGAAAAGCTGAAGTCACTAGACTTAATTGTACCACACTGGACAATGGGTGAAATCAGCAAAAAATATGTGCTGAATATTTCGGCAGCGGTTATGAGCGGTGTTGGCATTGCTGGCTGCCATGGTGGAATGTGCGATTCATTCCGCAACAACGTTGACTGGCAGTTTATGACCGGAGGGAATTGGGTAGCACATCCAGGAAATGACGGGGTAGAATACATGGTGAATATTAAGCATTCATCGAGTCCGCTATTAGAAGGGTTTAACGATTTTAAAGTCGTTTCAGAACAGTATTACCTTCATGTAGACCCGGCTGTGGAAGTATTGGCCACAACGAGATTCCCAGTTGTCGACGGGCCACATAAAGCAAATGGAGCAGTTGATATGCCGGTTGTCTGGACAAAACGCTGGGGACTTGGCCACGTGTTTTACAATGCACTTGGCCATAAAGCAGATATCGTAGCGATGCCAGAAGTTTCATCCATTATGCGACGAGGCTTTTTATGGGCTGCTGAAGGAAAAGAACTTTACGGCCGTTCGGATGCACCGACATATGGAACATATGGGAATGGTAAAAATAAAGTATATACAGGCATGGGTGATAGCGAATAA
- a CDS encoding Gfo/Idh/MocA family oxidoreductase — MKEVRIGMVGYKFMGKAHSHAYRDLPMFFPDQPRPVMKVICGRNAENVQKAAKQFGWEQSSTDWRELMDNPDIDLIDINAPSDAHKEIALAAAAAGKHIFCEKPLALTLKDSREILEAAEKAGVKHMIGFNYRFAPAVLLAKKLVEEGRLGDIHHFRAWFLQDWLVDPEFPLTWRLQKEIAGSGSHGDLGAHLIDLAHFLVGGISEVIGMSETFVKERPVPDNMTGLSAQASKDSPTEKVTVDDATLFMARFENGALGSFEATRYASGHRCTNSFEINGSKGSVKFDFERMNELQVYFTDDAGDVQGFRRVLATDPAHAYADAWWPPGHTIGYEHTFIHEVVELMQSFKEDRQPIPDFTAGVKCQQVLEAVDLSIEERRWIKPSDL; from the coding sequence ATGAAAGAAGTTCGCATTGGCATGGTCGGTTATAAGTTTATGGGAAAAGCACATAGTCACGCATACCGTGATTTGCCGATGTTTTTCCCCGATCAGCCACGACCAGTAATGAAAGTGATTTGTGGAAGAAATGCAGAGAATGTTCAAAAAGCCGCTAAGCAGTTTGGATGGGAACAGAGCAGTACGGATTGGCGGGAATTAATGGATAACCCGGATATTGACTTGATTGACATTAATGCACCAAGTGATGCCCATAAAGAAATTGCGCTGGCAGCTGCAGCAGCTGGAAAACACATTTTTTGTGAAAAACCACTGGCATTGACATTAAAGGATTCCCGTGAAATTTTAGAAGCGGCAGAAAAAGCAGGAGTTAAGCACATGATCGGTTTCAACTACCGATTCGCACCTGCCGTTCTTCTCGCGAAAAAGTTGGTTGAAGAAGGCCGGCTCGGCGACATTCATCATTTCCGTGCCTGGTTTTTGCAGGACTGGCTTGTTGATCCGGAATTTCCCTTAACCTGGCGCCTGCAGAAAGAAATTGCTGGATCAGGTTCACATGGAGATTTAGGCGCGCATTTAATTGACTTGGCTCATTTCCTTGTCGGCGGCATCTCAGAAGTCATCGGGATGAGTGAGACATTCGTGAAAGAGCGGCCTGTTCCAGACAATATGACAGGCTTAAGCGCCCAGGCAAGCAAAGATTCACCAACAGAAAAAGTAACGGTTGATGACGCCACGCTGTTTATGGCCCGATTTGAAAATGGTGCGCTCGGAAGCTTTGAAGCAACACGCTATGCATCTGGCCACCGGTGTACAAATTCATTTGAAATTAACGGCAGCAAAGGCAGCGTGAAATTTGACTTTGAACGGATGAATGAACTGCAGGTATACTTCACGGACGACGCTGGTGATGTGCAAGGATTCCGCCGTGTGCTGGCCACCGATCCTGCCCATGCTTATGCAGATGCATGGTGGCCGCCTGGACATACAATCGGCTATGAACATACATTTATTCATGAAGTAGTGGAGCTGATGCAGTCCTTTAAAGAAGATCGCCAGCCGATTCCTGATTTTACAGCTGGTGTAAAGTGCCAGCAAGTACTGGAAGCGGTAGATTTGTCTATTGAAGAACGCCGCTGGATCAAGCCGAGCGATTTGTAA
- a CDS encoding Gfo/Idh/MocA family oxidoreductase, giving the protein MKKVRVGLIGCGFISGIYLENAKKFNFYDITACADLDLSRAKATAEKHNIEKAYLPEELIQDPEIDLVLNLTIPAAHADIAVQALKAGKHVYSEKPLAVTREEGQAIQEAAKESGCYVGNAPDTFLGGGIQTARKLIEDGWIGRPVSATAFMMNHGHEHWHPDPGFYYQKGGGPMFDMGPYYITALISMMGPVKRVTGAASVTFPERTILSEPKYGEKIQVNTPTQINGIMEFHQGAVASIITSFDTWHHSLPYIEVYGEEGSLVVPDPNTFGGPVRVRRKGQEQWSDIPLTHGFSENSRGIGLAEMAYAILEGRSPRASGDLAYHVLDIMHGFHDAAEQGKHYELSSTCDQPATLPTGIDQDNFHDLMSGK; this is encoded by the coding sequence ATGAAAAAAGTACGTGTAGGGTTAATTGGGTGCGGATTTATCAGCGGCATTTACCTTGAAAATGCAAAAAAGTTTAATTTTTATGATATCACAGCATGTGCGGATTTGGATTTAAGCCGGGCGAAAGCAACGGCTGAAAAGCATAATATTGAAAAAGCCTATTTGCCGGAAGAATTGATCCAAGACCCGGAGATCGATCTTGTTCTAAACTTAACGATTCCGGCTGCCCATGCCGATATTGCTGTTCAGGCATTAAAAGCCGGCAAGCATGTATACAGTGAAAAACCGCTTGCTGTAACACGTGAAGAAGGACAAGCCATTCAGGAAGCGGCAAAAGAAAGCGGCTGCTACGTCGGGAATGCGCCGGATACGTTTTTAGGCGGAGGCATTCAAACAGCGCGCAAGTTAATCGAAGACGGCTGGATCGGGCGTCCTGTATCCGCAACAGCTTTTATGATGAACCATGGCCATGAGCATTGGCATCCAGATCCAGGCTTTTACTATCAAAAAGGCGGCGGCCCGATGTTTGATATGGGACCGTACTATATTACAGCGCTTATTTCCATGATGGGCCCTGTAAAGCGGGTGACAGGTGCTGCAAGCGTAACATTCCCAGAACGGACCATTTTAAGCGAGCCAAAGTACGGAGAGAAAATCCAAGTCAATACGCCGACGCAGATTAACGGTATTATGGAATTCCATCAAGGAGCCGTCGCCTCGATTATTACAAGCTTTGATACGTGGCATCATAGTCTGCCGTACATTGAGGTGTACGGAGAGGAGGGTAGTCTTGTGGTACCAGATCCGAATACATTTGGCGGCCCTGTACGGGTGCGCCGAAAAGGACAGGAACAATGGTCGGATATTCCGCTGACACATGGTTTTTCAGAAAACAGCCGAGGCATTGGCCTTGCGGAAATGGCGTATGCCATTTTAGAAGGCCGCTCACCAAGAGCAAGCGGCGACCTTGCGTACCATGTACTTGACATTATGCATGGGTTTCATGATGCTGCCGAACAAGGAAAGCATTATGAATTGAGCAGTACATGTGACCAGCCGGCTACGCTTCCAACAGGCATTGACCAGGATAATTTCCACGATCTCATGTCAGGAAAATAA
- a CDS encoding ROK family protein — translation MMIADQNLVKKMNKRRLLQEVIHHSPISRANLSKTTGLNKSTVSAQIQELVDEKFIFEIGQGQSSGGRRPVMLMFNKQAGYAIGVDIGVGDMIVLLTDLDGSIVSEHYFDLNQSSPDETIELLLKTIQQVIDKMPGSPYGLIGIGICVPGLVNRSEQIVLTPNSHWDNIELKKIVEDAFQVPVTIENEANAGAYGENIYGAAKAYNNFIYVSVSTGIGLGLVLDNELYKGIHGFSGEMGHMTIDFNGPKCNCGNRGCWELYASEKAFRQSLPAAWNDAEIEARYKQNDVELFTALENFGHYLGIGLVNITNTFDPEAIILRNPLIESNPFVLNAVKNTLSSRMNIRFEAECAFLPSSLGKNAPALGACSMMIGRFINGLTT, via the coding sequence ATAATGATAGCAGATCAAAACTTAGTAAAAAAAATGAATAAACGGCGGCTTTTGCAGGAAGTCATTCACCACTCTCCTATCTCACGCGCTAATTTGTCCAAAACAACCGGGTTAAACAAATCCACGGTTTCCGCTCAAATTCAAGAGCTGGTTGATGAGAAATTCATTTTTGAAATCGGACAGGGTCAGTCAAGCGGCGGACGCCGGCCTGTGATGCTTATGTTTAACAAACAAGCGGGATATGCCATCGGTGTAGATATTGGTGTGGGCGATATGATCGTTCTTTTAACGGATTTGGATGGATCGATTGTGAGCGAGCATTATTTTGACTTAAACCAGTCTTCTCCAGATGAAACAATTGAGCTGCTCTTAAAAACCATTCAGCAAGTGATCGATAAAATGCCCGGTTCTCCGTACGGACTTATTGGAATTGGCATTTGTGTTCCCGGTCTGGTGAATCGCTCCGAACAAATTGTTTTAACACCAAACTCGCACTGGGACAACATTGAATTAAAAAAAATAGTTGAAGACGCCTTCCAAGTACCAGTTACGATTGAAAATGAAGCAAATGCCGGTGCCTATGGAGAAAATATATATGGAGCTGCAAAAGCATACAATAATTTTATTTATGTCAGTGTCAGCACTGGGATTGGTCTCGGTCTTGTCTTAGACAATGAACTGTACAAGGGCATACATGGCTTTTCTGGCGAAATGGGCCATATGACGATTGATTTTAACGGCCCAAAATGCAATTGTGGAAACCGCGGCTGCTGGGAGCTGTACGCTTCTGAAAAAGCGTTCCGCCAGTCCCTGCCTGCTGCATGGAATGATGCAGAGATAGAGGCACGCTACAAGCAAAATGATGTCGAGCTGTTCACCGCACTTGAAAATTTCGGCCATTACCTAGGGATCGGCCTTGTCAACATTACCAATACATTTGATCCGGAAGCTATTATTTTACGAAATCCACTTATTGAGTCAAACCCTTTCGTGCTAAACGCTGTCAAAAACACACTTTCGTCCCGAATGAACATCCGGTTTGAGGCGGAATGTGCCTTCTTGCCTTCTTCCCTTGGCAAAAATGCGCCTGCGCTCGGTGCATGTTCAATGATGATTGGACGTTTTATTAATGGGCTGACTACCTAA
- a CDS encoding TerC family protein encodes MESIWLEYAWALLILIGLEGLLSADNALVLAVIAKHLPEDQKKKAISYGIIMAFFFRFAALFAISFIANVWQVQAIGAAYLLYLGLKHVIQARFGKKNENIREEVKEEAAGKGFWPTVGKIGLADLAFAIDSILAAVALALGLPDSPLGEFGGMDGGKFIVVLLGGIAGLILIKYAATWFVRLLDQRPALETTAYAIVAWVGVKLAVITLAHEDIGVLEHDFPHSTAWTLIFYGVLVGIALLGWFAPANKSLEKEDL; translated from the coding sequence ATGGAGTCAATCTGGCTAGAGTATGCTTGGGCATTGTTAATCCTGATTGGATTAGAAGGATTGTTATCGGCTGATAATGCCCTTGTACTAGCGGTTATAGCCAAGCATTTGCCTGAAGATCAGAAAAAAAAGGCTATAAGTTACGGAATTATCATGGCTTTCTTTTTCCGATTTGCTGCACTTTTTGCCATTTCTTTTATCGCAAACGTCTGGCAGGTACAAGCGATAGGAGCAGCTTATCTTCTTTACTTGGGCTTAAAGCATGTAATTCAGGCCCGGTTCGGGAAGAAAAATGAGAATATTCGTGAGGAAGTTAAAGAGGAAGCCGCAGGGAAAGGTTTCTGGCCTACTGTTGGGAAGATTGGTTTAGCCGATCTCGCTTTTGCCATTGACTCGATTCTAGCTGCGGTTGCTCTAGCCCTTGGCCTTCCGGATTCGCCGCTCGGTGAATTCGGCGGTATGGATGGAGGTAAGTTTATTGTTGTTCTTCTTGGAGGGATTGCGGGCCTTATTTTGATTAAGTATGCAGCAACCTGGTTTGTGCGGCTTCTCGATCAACGTCCGGCATTAGAAACAACTGCCTATGCAATTGTTGCCTGGGTTGGTGTCAAGCTTGCTGTCATTACTCTTGCCCATGAGGATATTGGTGTCTTAGAGCATGATTTTCCACACAGTACCGCTTGGACTCTGATCTTCTATGGAGTATTAGTTGGTATTGCTCTGCTTGGCTGGTTTGCACCGGCCAATAAGTCATTAGAAAAAGAGGATCTATAA
- the xylF gene encoding D-xylose ABC transporter substrate-binding protein codes for MNKCKGFLNVLMVSLLVFILAACGQDAGKDVSGSNSEQVEKKIRIGLSVSDLSLERWQHDRDIFVKKAEELGSEVLVQSADGDEAKQLSQIQNMLSQGIDILVIIPINSDSLTPVVDQAKAEGIPVLAYDRLINNSEIDAYVSFDNIRVGEMQAEYLVNKVPKGKYFLMGGSPTDNNAKMFREGQMNIIQPLVDKGDIEIVGDQWAKNWEANEALKIMENALTANKNQIDAVVASNDNTAGGAIQALSGQNLDGKVAVSGQDADITGVQRIAEGTQSMTVYKPIKTIAEMSAEVAVKLAKGESVQAEGSVNNGKMDVPFIKLDPIMVGKENIVDTIIKDGFHSYDEIYKNVPENERPPRP; via the coding sequence ATGAATAAATGTAAGGGATTTCTAAACGTTTTAATGGTATCGTTACTGGTATTTATTCTGGCAGCCTGTGGGCAAGATGCAGGAAAAGATGTAAGCGGTAGCAATTCAGAGCAAGTTGAAAAGAAGATTAGAATAGGTCTTTCTGTATCTGACTTATCTTTAGAAAGGTGGCAACATGACAGAGATATATTTGTTAAGAAGGCAGAGGAACTTGGCAGTGAAGTCTTAGTTCAATCGGCAGATGGTGATGAAGCAAAACAATTGTCACAAATTCAAAATATGCTTTCACAGGGAATTGATATACTTGTTATTATTCCTATAAACTCTGATTCTTTAACACCAGTTGTCGATCAAGCAAAAGCTGAAGGTATTCCAGTATTAGCATACGATCGCTTAATTAATAATTCAGAAATAGATGCATATGTTTCCTTCGATAATATACGCGTTGGAGAAATGCAGGCAGAATACTTGGTAAACAAAGTTCCCAAAGGTAAATACTTTTTAATGGGTGGATCACCGACGGATAACAATGCAAAGATGTTTAGGGAAGGACAAATGAACATTATCCAGCCTCTGGTAGATAAAGGTGACATTGAAATTGTAGGGGATCAATGGGCAAAGAACTGGGAAGCAAACGAGGCACTCAAAATAATGGAGAATGCGCTTACAGCTAATAAAAACCAAATTGATGCTGTTGTTGCTTCTAATGACAATACGGCTGGAGGCGCCATTCAAGCATTGTCAGGTCAAAATTTAGATGGAAAAGTCGCGGTTTCTGGACAAGATGCTGACATTACAGGTGTCCAACGTATTGCAGAAGGTACGCAATCAATGACAGTTTATAAGCCAATTAAAACTATTGCAGAAATGAGCGCAGAAGTCGCGGTTAAACTTGCGAAGGGTGAGAGTGTTCAAGCTGAGGGTTCTGTTAATAATGGAAAAATGGATGTGCCATTCATCAAACTAGATCCAATTATGGTAGGTAAAGAAAATATTGTTGACACTATTATAAAAGATGGTTTCCATTCCTATGATGAGATTTACAAAAATGTCCCTGAGAATGAGCGTCCACCGCGTCCATAA
- a CDS encoding sugar ABC transporter permease, translated as MNNPLPTNTNVIPKENKKLSFKLDFQAYTLIIALVLIALIFGFFTNGEFLSSRNLSNLFTQMSVVAVLAIGMTLVIVAGHIDLSIGSLVGLTGGIAAILQVWFGMNTVVVVITAIAVGALIGLCQGWWVAYRAVPAFIVTLGGMLIFRGILIGISEGQTIAPLNDSFKLIGNSYLPYSIGYMIAAVSVVLLFVSTARRRAKRQSMGLAVPSTFVDYGRVAVYSFFALLITYMLNRYLGIPISMLIAVSFAGLFLFVSLKTSFGRYVYAIGGNAEAAALSGINIKRNVLYVFILMGALAGVAGVLLTSRLNAATVSAGNMLELDVIAACVIGGTSLMGGKGKIMGAIIGALIMASIDNGMSMMNIETFWQYIVKGSILIFAVWLDISSKK; from the coding sequence GTGAACAATCCATTGCCTACTAATACGAATGTAATTCCAAAAGAAAATAAAAAACTGAGTTTTAAACTTGATTTTCAAGCTTATACATTGATCATTGCACTCGTTTTAATTGCACTCATTTTTGGATTTTTCACAAATGGTGAATTTTTATCCTCTCGTAATCTATCAAATTTGTTCACACAGATGTCTGTTGTCGCCGTCCTTGCAATTGGAATGACTCTTGTTATTGTCGCCGGACATATTGATTTATCTATTGGATCTTTAGTGGGTTTAACTGGTGGAATCGCAGCAATTCTCCAAGTTTGGTTTGGAATGAATACGGTTGTTGTTGTCATTACTGCCATTGCAGTTGGTGCTCTTATAGGGTTATGTCAAGGCTGGTGGGTTGCCTATCGTGCTGTACCCGCTTTTATTGTGACGCTGGGTGGTATGTTGATTTTCCGTGGAATTTTAATTGGAATTAGTGAAGGACAGACAATTGCTCCGTTAAATGACAGCTTTAAACTCATTGGAAACAGTTACTTACCATACAGTATAGGCTATATGATTGCCGCTGTCAGTGTTGTCCTTCTCTTTGTGTCAACTGCACGTAGGAGAGCGAAACGCCAAAGCATGGGCTTAGCTGTTCCATCTACTTTTGTTGATTATGGTAGAGTTGCAGTTTATTCCTTTTTCGCTCTATTAATTACTTATATGCTAAATCGTTATTTGGGAATTCCTATTTCAATGTTGATTGCTGTTTCATTTGCTGGATTGTTCCTTTTTGTATCTCTGAAAACGTCTTTCGGACGATATGTATATGCGATCGGCGGTAATGCTGAAGCTGCAGCGCTCTCAGGAATTAACATTAAACGAAATGTATTGTACGTCTTTATCTTAATGGGCGCACTAGCAGGAGTAGCAGGAGTGCTTTTAACAAGCAGATTAAATGCGGCAACGGTGAGTGCCGGTAACATGCTTGAATTAGATGTAATTGCCGCCTGTGTAATCGGTGGAACAAGTTTAATGGGTGGAAAAGGGAAAATTATGGGTGCGATTATTGGTGCACTTATCATGGCCAGTATTGATAACGGAATGAGCATGATGAATATTGAAACGTTTTGGCAATACATCGTTAAAGGCTCTATTTTGATTTTTGCTGTTTGGCTTGACATTTCAAGCAAAAAATAA
- a CDS encoding xylose ABC transporter ATP-binding protein: MDTFALQMKGITKTFPGVKALDNVTFSVRKGEIHALCGENGAGKSTLMKILSGVYPVGTYSGQILINGEAASFKSIKESRQAGVSIIYQELALVEEMTVAENLFLSHDLMRQKVINWNKINAEAQKWLSNIGLNIDPQTKVGDLTVGKQQLIEIAKALTNKTDILILDEPTAALTESDVEILIGLLKDLRSKGVTCIYISHKLGEVMTLADTVTILRDGQTISTDSIKELSEDKIVTKMVGRELTELFPYKARPIGEPILQVENYSSFEAHSGKSIIKNVSFTLKKGEILGFSGLMGAGRSELFTSLFGGLKEKKQGKVIIDGKETNIQKPADAIQEGLAYVSEDRKRYGLILGMDIAKNSTLVALNKVMKFNIIDDALEVKRADEITRKMKLKAPSLETKVGQLSGGNQQKVVLSKWILNNPKVLILDEPTRGIDVGAKYEIYKIINELAEQGVGIVIISSELPEVLGMSDRILVMTEGSISGEFTRKEATQEKIMACATGGKIREQSIAY, from the coding sequence ATGGATACTTTCGCACTTCAAATGAAGGGTATTACAAAAACCTTTCCTGGTGTAAAAGCATTAGATAACGTGACTTTTTCTGTACGCAAAGGGGAAATCCATGCATTGTGTGGTGAAAACGGGGCTGGGAAATCAACGTTAATGAAAATTTTAAGTGGTGTATATCCAGTAGGTACATACAGTGGCCAGATCTTAATTAACGGAGAGGCCGCGTCCTTTAAATCTATAAAAGAATCGAGACAAGCCGGCGTATCCATTATTTATCAAGAACTTGCACTTGTGGAGGAAATGACAGTTGCGGAAAACCTCTTTCTTAGTCATGACCTTATGAGACAAAAAGTGATCAATTGGAACAAGATAAATGCGGAAGCACAGAAGTGGCTTAGCAACATTGGATTAAATATTGATCCGCAAACAAAGGTTGGTGATTTAACAGTCGGAAAACAACAGTTAATCGAGATTGCAAAGGCTCTCACTAATAAAACAGATATTTTAATTTTAGATGAACCCACTGCTGCATTAACAGAGAGTGATGTTGAGATCTTAATAGGGCTCTTAAAAGATTTGAGGTCAAAAGGTGTTACGTGTATTTATATCTCTCACAAACTTGGAGAAGTCATGACACTAGCTGATACCGTAACGATCTTGCGTGACGGGCAAACAATCAGCACGGATTCAATTAAAGAGCTTTCAGAGGATAAAATAGTAACAAAAATGGTTGGAAGGGAACTGACGGAGCTTTTCCCTTATAAGGCTCGGCCGATAGGGGAACCAATCTTACAAGTAGAGAACTATTCTTCTTTTGAAGCACATAGCGGAAAATCAATCATAAAAAATGTGTCCTTTACATTGAAAAAAGGAGAAATTCTCGGGTTTTCTGGTTTGATGGGTGCTGGAAGGAGTGAACTATTCACCAGCCTGTTTGGAGGGCTTAAAGAGAAAAAGCAAGGCAAAGTGATTATTGACGGAAAAGAAACAAATATTCAAAAGCCGGCCGATGCCATTCAGGAAGGCTTAGCCTATGTTTCAGAAGATCGAAAAAGATACGGTCTTATCCTGGGGATGGACATTGCAAAAAACTCGACACTTGTTGCGTTAAACAAAGTCATGAAATTCAACATTATTGACGATGCGCTTGAAGTAAAGCGTGCAGATGAAATTACAAGAAAAATGAAATTAAAGGCTCCTAGTCTTGAAACCAAGGTTGGCCAGTTGAGTGGAGGTAACCAGCAAAAGGTTGTCCTCAGCAAATGGATATTAAATAACCCCAAAGTCCTTATTTTAGATGAACCAACAAGGGGCATTGACGTAGGCGCAAAATATGAAATCTATAAAATTATTAATGAACTTGCAGAGCAAGGGGTTGGAATTGTCATTATATCCTCTGAATTGCCAGAAGTTCTTGGAATGTCAGACCGAATATTAGTCATGACAGAAGGAAGTATTAGTGGTGAATTTACAAGGAAAGAAGCCACACAGGAAAAAATAATGGCATGTGCCACAGGAGGGAAGATTCGTGAACAATCCATTGCCTACTAA
- a CDS encoding NAD(P)-dependent alcohol dehydrogenase, with protein MQSAVLQKLKEIDVQEQSIQVPADNEVLIKVKAVGLCGSDIHYYEHGKIGDFIVEKPIILGHEVSGEIIDLGKGVQDFEKGQRVAIEPGKTCGTCVHCQSGRYNLCKEVEFLATPPYDGAFCQYIVMRSDLVFPIPDGMSDETGALIEPFSVGLHACSRGDVKDGDTVLILGMGPIGLLTAAAAKMSGAGLIIGVDLEQARLDKAKELGADEVINVKTESFEEKISEYTNGLGVDVAIETAGSPAALKNMISAVRRGGKAVIVGMSSEDEASLNIAQIINKEIDIRGVFRYHHTYPKAIQLLSESKIDIEKIITDYYDSLHDVEAAFEKAIQDKKNTLKIMIYPNGR; from the coding sequence ATGCAGTCAGCCGTATTGCAGAAACTAAAAGAAATTGATGTGCAGGAACAGAGCATTCAGGTTCCTGCTGACAATGAAGTCTTGATTAAAGTCAAAGCAGTTGGTTTGTGCGGATCGGATATTCATTATTACGAGCATGGAAAAATCGGCGACTTTATTGTAGAAAAGCCAATTATTTTAGGTCATGAAGTATCAGGAGAAATTATAGATCTTGGAAAAGGTGTTCAAGACTTTGAAAAAGGCCAGCGTGTTGCCATTGAACCTGGTAAAACATGCGGCACATGCGTTCATTGCCAGAGCGGGCGCTACAATTTATGCAAGGAAGTGGAGTTTTTAGCAACGCCCCCGTATGACGGTGCTTTCTGCCAGTACATTGTGATGCGCAGCGACCTTGTGTTTCCAATCCCAGATGGTATGAGTGACGAAACGGGTGCATTAATTGAACCGTTTTCTGTCGGCCTTCATGCCTGCAGCCGGGGAGATGTAAAAGACGGTGATACGGTGCTTATTTTAGGCATGGGCCCTATTGGCTTGCTGACGGCTGCAGCAGCAAAAATGAGCGGCGCTGGACTAATTATTGGCGTTGATTTGGAACAGGCACGTCTGGATAAAGCAAAAGAGCTAGGTGCAGATGAGGTGATTAATGTAAAAACCGAATCGTTTGAGGAAAAGATCTCGGAGTATACAAATGGACTCGGCGTGGATGTGGCGATTGAAACAGCCGGGAGCCCGGCAGCGTTAAAGAACATGATTTCAGCAGTACGTCGTGGCGGCAAAGCGGTGATTGTTGGGATGTCTTCCGAAGATGAAGCATCGCTTAACATTGCCCAGATAATTAACAAAGAAATTGATATAAGAGGGGTGTTTCGCTACCACCATACATACCCAAAAGCGATTCAGCTGTTATCAGAAAGCAAGATTGATATTGAGAAAATTATAACAGATTATTACGATTCGCTTCATGATGTAGAGGCAGCATTTGAAAAAGCTATTCAAGATAAGAAAAACACACTGAAAATTATGATTTATCCGAACGGACGTTAA